From Bacteroidota bacterium, the proteins below share one genomic window:
- a CDS encoding type II toxin-antitoxin system RelE/ParE family toxin, protein MVKWSLPAKEDLKQINDFISRDSKYYAKKVSTEIVERSEHLNLYPSIGRIVPEINEKNIRELIIYSYRMIYQISEDEIEILALLHCKKEFYLTK, encoded by the coding sequence ATGGTAAAGTGGTCGCTTCCTGCCAAGGAAGATTTAAAGCAGATAAATGATTTTATTTCCAGAGATTCAAAATACTATGCTAAAAAAGTTTCAACAGAAATTGTAGAAAGATCAGAACATTTGAATCTTTATCCTTCTATTGGCAGAATAGTTCCAGAAATAAATGAAAAGAATATTAGAGAATTAATCATATATTCCTATAGAATGATTTATCAAATTTCAGAGGACGAAATTGAAATATTGGCTCTTCTTCATTGCAAAAAAGAATTCTATCTAACAAAATAA
- the hemL gene encoding glutamate-1-semialdehyde 2,1-aminomutase produces the protein MNTSKSNTLFEKAKQLIPGGVNSPVRAFKSVGRNPIFISKAKGSKIWDVDGNEYIDYVGSWGPMILGHSHPKIIEAIKKTAESGTSFGAPIELEVMMAELITKIMPSIEMVRMVNSGTEATMSAIRLARAYTGRNKIIKFEGCYHGHGDSFLIKAGSGAMTFGVPDSPGIPKGIADDTLTARFNDIASVEELISKNKSAVAALIVEPVVGNMGCIPPNPNFLNELRDLCTRENIILIFDEVMTGFRVSLGGAQGLYGIKPDITTLGKIIGGGLPVGAYGGKKDIMQMVAPSGPMYQAGTLSGNPLAMAAGYEMLSIISQDKSVYNILEERSAQLENGMRDVLKKHNLNYRINRVGSMFTLFFTDEEVYDYDSAKKSDTQKFGKYFNEMLKRGIYLAPSQFEAAFVSAAHTEEDIEKTNSAFAEAIEIIM, from the coding sequence ATGAACACATCAAAGTCAAACACATTATTCGAAAAAGCGAAACAACTAATACCCGGTGGAGTCAATTCACCGGTGCGGGCATTTAAATCAGTCGGCAGGAATCCAATATTTATCTCGAAAGCTAAAGGGTCGAAAATCTGGGATGTTGACGGAAATGAATACATCGACTATGTCGGATCGTGGGGACCGATGATTCTTGGCCATTCACATCCAAAAATAATTGAAGCAATTAAGAAAACAGCCGAGAGCGGAACAAGTTTTGGCGCTCCAATCGAACTTGAAGTTATGATGGCTGAGTTGATCACGAAGATAATGCCTTCGATTGAAATGGTTAGGATGGTAAACTCAGGCACCGAGGCAACAATGAGCGCAATCCGGCTTGCACGTGCATATACGGGTAGAAATAAAATAATTAAATTTGAGGGTTGCTACCACGGACACGGCGATTCGTTTTTGATAAAAGCCGGTTCGGGGGCTATGACTTTCGGAGTTCCAGACAGTCCCGGTATCCCAAAAGGCATAGCCGACGATACTTTGACTGCACGCTTCAACGATATTGCATCGGTAGAGGAATTGATTTCTAAAAACAAATCAGCGGTTGCTGCTTTAATCGTTGAGCCGGTTGTTGGTAATATGGGCTGCATACCGCCAAACCCAAACTTCTTAAATGAGTTGCGAGATTTATGCACGAGAGAAAATATTATATTAATTTTTGATGAAGTAATGACTGGTTTCCGCGTTTCGTTAGGAGGTGCTCAAGGACTCTACGGAATCAAACCAGACATTACTACGCTCGGAAAAATTATCGGTGGAGGTTTACCAGTCGGTGCTTATGGCGGCAAGAAAGACATTATGCAAATGGTTGCACCGAGTGGACCGATGTATCAGGCGGGAACGTTATCCGGAAATCCACTCGCAATGGCGGCGGGTTATGAAATGCTCTCGATAATATCTCAAGATAAATCTGTTTATAATATTCTTGAGGAACGATCGGCACAATTAGAAAACGGAATGCGTGATGTTCTCAAAAAGCACAATCTGAATTACAGGATAAACAGAGTTGGTTCGATGTTCACTTTATTTTTCACTGATGAAGAGGTTTACGATTACGATTCTGCAAAAAAATCGGACACACAGAAGTTTGGAAAATATTTTAACGAGATGTTGAAACGGGGAATTTATTTAGCCCCATCGCAGTTTGAAGCGGCGTTCGTTTCGGCGGCACATACCGAGGAAGATATTGAAAAAACGAATAGCGCTTTTGCTGAAGCAATTGAAATTATAATGTAG
- a CDS encoding Ig-like domain-containing protein: MKIKILMYMLAALFLFTFYSCKDKVAVDEETLVKIYGRVFEQKQNMTIPVQGVQVKLTASGLNPIIDSTDQEGAYELQFTLEPTTQLKVTINLKKDGYQEELPFLFNVETGSRYPIPPIIIKLDTTTTVGGGGGTPPGSGMPQTFAFMGPQTIDIKVYGVGGNETAIIIYEVRDSLGFPISIAQRDTVTFTISGPPVSGGAYVSPSSAMTNSAGRVATTINSGTVAGVLQVVASLRRESDGVWVRSTPTRVVVNAGLPNQEHFSLGAAKYNFPGYNWIGRSNDISVQVGDKYTNPVHPGTAVYFNTTGGIIGAAGYTSISGHATVKLYSGNPLPRATLDALIYPAFLVGDGTGYAWIKAQTIGENALLVQDSILLVFSGVPVITVSPSYTISVLRGGSQTFDVKISDQNGNPLSSGTVISSSIEFAPPEGTNWSANIGGLPTEPFGDYTFRGSGTTDFRLQVLDGTPGGTPNPMPVVVKISVSGANGTATVYMYGSVGL, translated from the coding sequence ATGAAAATTAAAATATTGATGTATATGCTTGCCGCTTTGTTTTTATTCACATTCTACAGCTGTAAGGACAAGGTAGCGGTGGACGAGGAAACACTGGTTAAAATATACGGCAGAGTCTTTGAGCAAAAACAAAATATGACAATACCTGTTCAGGGTGTACAGGTAAAATTAACCGCCAGTGGTTTAAATCCGATTATTGATTCAACCGACCAAGAGGGCGCCTATGAGTTACAATTTACACTTGAACCTACAACACAGTTAAAAGTTACTATTAATTTGAAAAAAGATGGTTATCAAGAGGAATTACCTTTTTTATTTAATGTAGAAACCGGTTCGAGATATCCGATTCCTCCAATTATCATAAAACTTGACACAACAACGACTGTTGGTGGTGGTGGCGGAACTCCGCCAGGGTCAGGAATGCCTCAAACGTTTGCCTTTATGGGTCCACAAACCATTGACATAAAAGTATACGGTGTTGGTGGTAATGAAACAGCAATTATAATATATGAAGTCAGAGATTCTCTTGGATTTCCAATCAGTATTGCGCAGCGCGACACGGTAACCTTCACTATTTCAGGACCCCCGGTTTCAGGAGGGGCTTATGTTTCACCTTCTTCAGCGATGACAAATTCAGCAGGACGGGTAGCCACGACTATTAACAGCGGAACAGTTGCAGGTGTTCTTCAGGTAGTTGCTTCTTTAAGAAGAGAAAGTGATGGAGTTTGGGTTCGTTCAACGCCAACACGCGTAGTTGTAAATGCAGGTTTACCCAACCAAGAGCATTTCTCGTTAGGTGCCGCAAAATATAATTTTCCAGGTTATAATTGGATTGGCAGATCAAACGATATCTCCGTCCAAGTTGGAGATAAATACACTAATCCCGTTCATCCCGGTACTGCTGTTTACTTCAATACAACTGGAGGTATAATTGGTGCCGCCGGTTATACATCTATTAGCGGACACGCAACCGTGAAGTTGTATAGCGGCAATCCACTACCGCGTGCAACATTAGACGCATTGATTTATCCTGCATTTTTAGTGGGAGATGGAACCGGATATGCCTGGATTAAAGCCCAGACTATAGGCGAAAATGCACTTCTTGTACAGGATAGTATATTGTTGGTTTTCTCAGGTGTTCCTGTTATTACAGTTAGTCCGTCTTATACTATTAGTGTTCTACGAGGTGGGTCTCAAACTTTTGATGTTAAAATTTCCGACCAGAATGGTAACCCACTTTCTTCGGGAACTGTTATATCGTCATCTATTGAATTTGCACCGCCCGAAGGTACAAATTGGAGTGCAAACATTGGAGGTTTGCCAACAGAACCGTTTGGCGATTATACATTTAGAGGTTCGGGCACAACCGATTTCCGCCTTCAGGTTCTTGATGGAACCCCGGGTGGAACCCCTAACCCTATGCCTGTAGTAGTTAAAATATCGGTGAGTGGCGCTAATGGAACTGCAACAGTTTACATGTATGGTTCTGTGGGTCTTTAG